A genomic region of Runella rosea contains the following coding sequences:
- the mfd gene encoding transcription-repair coupling factor — MLSTQDFLKLYSDDALVQMIINQISGKQPHVQVKGLAGSLDAVLPAVVYQHLPRLCLLVANDREEASYFQNDLQNLLGREVLYYPTSYKRPYHYEEIENANVLMRAEILNKLNVTAPQELVIVTYPEALFEKVINKRSLLSNTFSVKVGERLDAQFLREFLLGYDFEITDFVYEAGQFSVRGGIIDVFSYASEYPYRIELFGDEVESIRSFNPETQLSVESVNQVNIIPDIQNKLTLETRESFLNFLPTNALLWFKDVELTLEVIEECYEKAEKAFETVKSGDIQMVADPNQIFETRRGFLNQIKTFKTIEFGKRFYFKDTNSKSEDESGSLNGQRNENKILYSSKPQPSFNKDYKRLIDDLSERQHQGYTNIIAAESPKQLERLERIFEELDPYVRFRPMNVSLREGFIDEQLKIVCYTDHQIFVRFHKYHVKEKFSKSKALTLKELKSLKSGDYVTHVDYGIGRFAGMEKVDVGGREQEAIRLIYRDNDILFVSIHSLHKIAKYTGKEGTAITMSKLGSPEWENKKSKVKRQLKDIAQELIALYAKRRSANGFAFSRDTYLQAELESSFLYEDTPDQAKSTQDVKDDMEKPHPMDRLVCGDVGFGKTEVAIRAAFKAVTDSKQVAVLVPTTILAMQHYKTFSERLADFPARVEYINRFKSDKQIKEILKEVEAGRIDILIGTHRIVNKDIKFKDLGLLVIDEEQKFGVKVKDRLKEMRVNIDVLTLTATPIPRTLHFSLMGARDLSVIGTPPPNRQPVTTEVHVFNEVFIRDAVSYELNRGGQVFFVHNRVNDIDTIGNIIMRLVPEARIGVAHGQMEGEKLEKVMMKFIEGEYDVLVSTNIIESGIDIPNANTIIINSAHYFGMSDLHQMRGRVGRSNRKAFCYLLTPQISHLTSDARKRLQTLEEFSELGDGFKVAMRDLDIRGAGNLLGAEQSGFVNDLGYEMYHKILDEAVQELKQTTFKDLFDLGEIAEVVRTDCQIETDLAILIPDYYVKNISERLSLYTRLDNISSEDELSAFGDEVTDRFGPLPEEVKGLIEMVRIRWMAEALFMEKLTLKNNTLKGYFLTTGNDAFFQSDKFGHIISHIQRNPKRFSLKDLKNRLLVTCSEVKNISEMRKVMEELTIA; from the coding sequence ATGCTTTCAACTCAAGACTTTCTTAAATTATATTCGGACGATGCCCTCGTCCAGATGATTATCAATCAGATTTCTGGTAAACAGCCCCACGTTCAGGTCAAAGGTTTGGCGGGTAGCTTAGATGCGGTGTTGCCAGCGGTGGTTTATCAACACCTTCCAAGGTTATGCCTATTGGTGGCCAATGACCGCGAAGAAGCCTCTTACTTTCAAAATGACTTGCAAAATCTGTTGGGGCGTGAAGTGTTGTATTATCCAACTTCCTACAAACGGCCGTATCATTACGAAGAAATTGAGAATGCGAACGTTTTGATGCGGGCCGAAATTCTGAATAAACTCAACGTGACCGCGCCGCAGGAATTGGTAATTGTGACGTATCCAGAGGCATTGTTTGAAAAAGTAATCAACAAACGTTCGCTGTTGTCCAATACGTTTTCGGTGAAAGTGGGCGAGCGGTTGGATGCTCAGTTTTTGCGAGAATTCTTATTGGGATACGACTTTGAGATTACGGATTTTGTGTACGAAGCAGGGCAGTTTTCGGTGCGAGGGGGAATTATTGACGTGTTTTCGTACGCGAGTGAGTATCCTTACCGGATTGAATTATTCGGTGATGAGGTGGAGAGTATTCGTTCTTTCAATCCCGAAACCCAACTTTCGGTGGAGAGCGTCAACCAAGTAAATATCATTCCCGATATTCAGAATAAACTCACGCTTGAAACCCGTGAATCATTTCTTAACTTTCTGCCTACCAACGCTTTATTGTGGTTTAAAGATGTGGAGTTGACGTTGGAAGTGATTGAAGAATGTTACGAAAAAGCCGAAAAGGCCTTTGAAACTGTCAAAAGTGGTGATATTCAAATGGTGGCCGACCCCAACCAAATTTTTGAAACTAGGCGTGGTTTTCTAAATCAGATTAAGACGTTTAAAACGATTGAATTTGGAAAACGTTTTTATTTTAAAGACACGAACTCCAAAAGCGAAGATGAATCGGGGTCATTGAACGGCCAGAGGAATGAGAATAAAATTTTGTATTCGTCCAAACCACAGCCTTCTTTCAACAAAGATTATAAACGACTGATTGACGATTTATCGGAGCGTCAGCACCAAGGATACACCAACATTATTGCGGCCGAGTCGCCCAAGCAATTGGAGCGTTTGGAGCGTATATTTGAAGAACTAGACCCATACGTGCGGTTTAGACCCATGAATGTGTCATTGCGCGAAGGATTTATTGATGAGCAACTTAAAATCGTTTGTTATACCGATCACCAAATCTTTGTCAGGTTTCACAAATACCACGTCAAAGAGAAGTTTAGCAAGTCAAAGGCGCTGACGTTGAAAGAATTAAAGTCTTTGAAGTCAGGCGATTATGTTACGCACGTCGACTACGGTATCGGGCGATTTGCAGGAATGGAAAAAGTAGATGTGGGCGGTCGGGAGCAAGAGGCGATCCGGCTCATTTACCGCGACAACGACATCCTGTTTGTGAGTATCCACAGTTTACACAAAATTGCCAAATATACGGGCAAAGAGGGCACCGCCATTACGATGAGTAAATTGGGCTCACCAGAATGGGAGAATAAAAAGTCGAAAGTAAAACGCCAGCTGAAAGACATTGCGCAGGAATTGATTGCGTTGTATGCCAAACGTCGTTCGGCCAATGGATTTGCGTTTTCTCGTGATACGTATTTGCAGGCAGAACTGGAATCGTCGTTTTTGTACGAAGATACCCCCGACCAAGCCAAATCAACCCAGGATGTGAAGGACGATATGGAAAAACCGCATCCTATGGACCGTTTGGTGTGCGGCGATGTGGGTTTCGGGAAAACCGAAGTCGCCATTCGGGCTGCCTTTAAGGCCGTTACGGATAGCAAACAAGTAGCGGTACTGGTGCCCACGACAATTTTGGCGATGCAACATTACAAAACCTTCAGTGAGCGTTTGGCCGATTTCCCGGCGCGGGTCGAGTACATCAACCGATTCAAATCCGACAAGCAGATCAAAGAAATACTGAAAGAAGTAGAGGCGGGGAGGATTGATATTTTAATTGGCACGCACCGTATTGTGAATAAAGACATCAAATTCAAGGACTTAGGGCTGCTGGTGATTGATGAAGAACAAAAATTTGGAGTGAAAGTAAAGGACCGATTGAAGGAAATGCGGGTTAATATTGACGTTCTGACGCTGACTGCCACGCCTATTCCCCGTACGTTGCATTTCTCGCTTATGGGCGCGCGCGATTTGTCGGTGATTGGTACGCCTCCGCCCAACCGTCAGCCAGTTACGACGGAGGTTCACGTTTTTAATGAAGTATTTATTCGGGATGCCGTCAGTTATGAATTGAATCGGGGCGGACAGGTGTTTTTTGTCCATAATCGAGTAAACGATATTGATACCATCGGTAATATTATCATGCGATTGGTGCCTGAAGCCCGCATAGGGGTGGCACACGGTCAGATGGAAGGCGAAAAGCTGGAAAAAGTGATGATGAAATTTATCGAAGGCGAATATGATGTGTTGGTCAGTACCAATATCATAGAATCGGGGATTGATATTCCCAATGCCAACACCATCATTATCAATTCGGCGCATTATTTTGGGATGTCGGATTTGCACCAAATGCGCGGTCGGGTAGGGCGGAGCAATCGCAAAGCATTTTGTTACTTATTGACCCCCCAAATCTCCCATTTAACCTCCGACGCCCGCAAGCGTTTGCAGACCTTGGAGGAGTTTTCGGAGCTTGGCGATGGTTTCAAAGTAGCCATGCGCGACTTAGACATTCGCGGGGCAGGAAACCTCTTGGGGGCTGAGCAAAGCGGTTTTGTCAATGACCTTGGCTACGAGATGTACCACAAGATTTTGGACGAAGCTGTGCAGGAGCTGAAGCAAACGACCTTCAAAGATTTGTTCGATTTGGGAGAGATTGCAGAGGTTGTCAGAACCGACTGCCAGATTGAAACTGACTTGGCCATTTTAATTCCTGACTATTATGTGAAAAATATTTCTGAACGTTTGTCGTTATATACTCGTCTGGACAACATCAGTAGTGAAGATGAGTTAAGTGCGTTTGGTGATGAGGTTACAGACCGCTTCGGTCCGCTCCCTGAGGAAGTGAAAGGTTTGATAGAGATGGTGAGAATCAGGTGGATGGCCGAAGCGCTTTTTATGGAAAAATTGACCTTGAAAAATAATACGTTGAAAGGATACTTCCTGACAACGGGCAACGACGCCTTCTTCCAGTCCGATAAATTTGGGCATATCATCAGCCACATTCAGCGCAATCCAAAACGTTTTTCCTTAAAAGACCTCAAAAACAGGTTGTTAGTGACTTGTTCAGAGGTGAAAAACATTTCCGAAATGCGGAAGGTTATGGAAGAGCTGACGATTGCTTAA
- a CDS encoding NUDIX domain-containing protein, with the protein MNQTVKKKQTLFPAVAAAIFNEQGEILLQKRRDVGQWGVISGHVEFGETVESAILREIREETNREAHIKRLIGVYSSPTSQTYHYPDRSVQYVTTYFEAQLTEMISKDFSKEETLELQFFKTDQLPDNLAMMNPHWLRDALSQTSQVFIR; encoded by the coding sequence ATGAATCAAACCGTTAAAAAAAAACAAACTCTATTTCCCGCCGTGGCAGCCGCTATATTTAACGAGCAGGGAGAAATCCTGCTTCAAAAGCGAAGAGATGTCGGCCAATGGGGTGTTATATCGGGACATGTTGAATTTGGTGAAACAGTCGAGAGTGCCATTCTTCGAGAAATTAGGGAAGAAACAAATAGAGAAGCACACATCAAACGCTTAATTGGGGTTTATTCATCTCCCACGTCCCAAACGTACCATTATCCCGACAGGTCAGTCCAATACGTAACGACATACTTTGAAGCCCAATTGACGGAAATGATAAGTAAAGACTTTTCAAAAGAGGAGACGTTGGAACTTCAGTTTTTCAAAACCGATCAACTTCCAGATAACCTTGCCATGATGAATCCGCATTGGCTACGGGATGCCCTAAGTCAAACGAGTCAGGTTTTTATTCGCTAA
- a CDS encoding ArnT family glycosyltransferase, translating into MRWNNKYLPFLGLIVVYIIGAVKIDIMDIDAAQYASIGREMADNGQFLEVQFRGKDYYLDKPPLLFWLSALVFKVIGISNFSYRLIPILSTLLGMYALYRFCKLYYSERTAYIAALVMGSCQAFFLMNHDVRCDTLLTNCVIVSIWQVAEYVKSRNWKHFVAGFIFAGLAMLAKGPISLIVIGAAFFVDFVLKRQWKQLFDWRWLLGLPIIVLVLLPYCVGLYRQYGSDGLYFYFWEQSFGRITGESEWDNSPGLFFQSHNFLWSFLPWVLAFIPGLVTRLRDIIKQRFLLPVADEAISVGGFILPFMALSTAQYQLPHYTFVVFPLAAVWTARFLDKLIEHPETSSFRWTRIGLIVTSCVMLIAIVGLCFWAFPLQNIPLLIVAILLAVLIVRLYNGKRPGFSQLVFAPFLTGLGINLLMNAHFYPSLLKYQAGSVMGQKVAEDYSANVKDFYIYELAPVDEYNIFHSALDYYTQRTTPVLRSLNEVKQHFKPKSTLIYTDEQGLKSLNTAGLRFKEVHKVQNFHVTGLTLPFLNPALRATETHPRYLLMAD; encoded by the coding sequence ATGCGTTGGAATAATAAGTATTTGCCCTTTTTAGGACTCATTGTGGTCTACATTATCGGAGCCGTTAAGATTGATATTATGGATATTGACGCGGCCCAATATGCCTCCATTGGCCGCGAAATGGCCGATAATGGTCAGTTTTTGGAAGTTCAATTTCGGGGTAAAGACTATTATCTGGACAAGCCGCCTTTGCTTTTTTGGCTTTCTGCCCTTGTGTTTAAAGTGATTGGCATCTCAAATTTTTCTTACCGGCTGATTCCGATTCTCTCCACGCTATTGGGCATGTATGCCTTGTATCGCTTTTGTAAATTATACTATTCGGAGCGTACGGCTTACATTGCTGCGTTGGTGATGGGAAGCTGCCAGGCATTCTTTCTGATGAACCATGATGTAAGGTGCGATACCCTGCTCACCAACTGCGTCATAGTTTCTATTTGGCAAGTAGCTGAATACGTTAAAAGTCGAAATTGGAAACACTTCGTGGCTGGTTTTATCTTTGCTGGACTGGCGATGTTGGCCAAAGGGCCCATCAGTTTGATTGTGATTGGAGCCGCTTTTTTCGTTGATTTTGTCTTAAAACGACAATGGAAACAGCTTTTTGATTGGCGTTGGCTGCTGGGGCTACCCATCATCGTGTTGGTTTTGCTGCCGTATTGCGTCGGGCTATATCGTCAGTATGGTTCAGATGGACTTTATTTCTATTTTTGGGAACAAAGTTTCGGACGGATTACGGGCGAGAGCGAGTGGGACAATAGCCCAGGCCTTTTTTTTCAATCGCATAATTTTCTGTGGAGTTTTTTGCCGTGGGTTTTGGCATTTATACCTGGCCTTGTGACGAGGTTGCGGGACATCATCAAGCAAAGGTTTTTACTTCCAGTGGCCGACGAAGCGATTTCGGTAGGAGGTTTTATTTTGCCATTTATGGCACTCTCTACCGCTCAATACCAATTGCCGCATTATACATTTGTCGTATTTCCGTTGGCGGCCGTATGGACCGCCCGTTTTTTGGATAAACTCATTGAGCATCCCGAAACCTCGTCTTTTCGGTGGACCCGCATCGGTTTAATCGTGACTTCATGCGTGATGCTTATTGCCATCGTTGGGCTTTGTTTTTGGGCTTTTCCTTTGCAAAATATCCCTTTATTGATTGTCGCTATTTTGCTTGCGGTGTTGATTGTACGTTTATACAATGGTAAGCGGCCTGGGTTTTCTCAATTGGTTTTTGCTCCTTTTCTGACGGGCCTTGGCATCAATTTGCTGATGAACGCGCATTTTTATCCGAGCTTATTGAAATATCAGGCGGGTTCGGTTATGGGGCAGAAAGTAGCGGAAGATTACTCCGCAAATGTTAAGGACTTTTATATTTATGAATTGGCACCTGTCGATGAATACAATATTTTTCACAGCGCATTGGATTATTACACCCAACGTACTACACCTGTTTTGCGCTCACTTAATGAAGTAAAACAGCATTTTAAGCCTAAAAGTACCCTTATTTACACCGATGAGCAGGGATTGAAATCGCTCAATACCGCAGGACTTCGGTTTAAAGAAGTGCATAAGGTCCAAAATTTCCACGTTACGGGGTTAACATTGCCCTTCTTGAATCCTGCCCTACGCGCCACCGAAACTCACCCTCGGTATTTGTTGATGGCCGATTGA
- a CDS encoding acyl-CoA dehydrogenase family protein produces MSTTLSTSTRQTDFYQLDDLLTEEHKLVRDAVQQMINRDVRPIIEEYAQKAEFPAHLIQKFAEIGAFGPTLPIEYGGGGLDYISYGLMTQEIERCDSGMRSTVSVQSSLVMWPIYAYGSEEQRQKYLPKLASGEMVGCFGLTEPNHGSNPGGMLTSFKEAGDHVVLNGSKLWITNSPVADIAVVWAKNEQGRIRGLIVEKGMEGFSAPEIHNKWSLRASVTGELVFDNVKVPKENILPNIEGLRGPLGCLDNARYGIAWGAIGAAIDCYETALKYSLEREQFGRPIAGFQLQQKKLAEMLTEITKAQLLTWRLGTLKNDGKATTAQISMAKRNNVDMALHIAREARQMLGGMGITGDYPIMRHMMNLESVITYEGTHDIHLLILGHEITGIQAFK; encoded by the coding sequence ATGAGTACTACTTTATCAACATCGACTCGACAAACCGACTTTTATCAACTTGATGACTTGCTGACCGAAGAGCATAAGCTGGTTCGGGACGCGGTTCAGCAAATGATTAACCGCGATGTGCGGCCCATCATAGAAGAGTATGCCCAGAAGGCTGAGTTTCCTGCGCATTTGATTCAAAAGTTTGCCGAAATCGGGGCCTTTGGCCCAACCCTGCCGATTGAATACGGCGGTGGTGGACTTGACTATATTTCTTATGGTCTAATGACGCAAGAAATCGAACGTTGTGATTCGGGGATGCGCTCAACCGTTTCGGTGCAAAGTTCGCTCGTCATGTGGCCAATCTATGCCTACGGTTCGGAAGAACAGCGCCAAAAATACCTGCCCAAATTGGCCTCTGGTGAAATGGTGGGTTGTTTTGGTCTGACCGAACCCAATCATGGCTCAAATCCAGGAGGAATGTTGACCTCCTTTAAAGAGGCAGGCGACCATGTGGTGCTGAATGGCTCAAAATTATGGATAACTAACTCGCCAGTGGCCGATATTGCAGTCGTATGGGCCAAAAATGAACAGGGACGGATTCGCGGATTGATTGTAGAAAAGGGAATGGAAGGCTTTTCTGCACCCGAAATTCATAACAAATGGTCGCTGCGAGCGAGCGTTACGGGAGAACTGGTATTTGACAATGTGAAGGTACCCAAAGAAAATATTTTGCCCAACATCGAAGGCCTACGCGGGCCACTCGGCTGCCTCGACAATGCCCGCTATGGCATCGCGTGGGGCGCGATTGGCGCGGCCATTGATTGCTACGAAACGGCATTGAAGTATTCGTTGGAACGTGAACAGTTTGGGCGACCCATTGCAGGGTTTCAATTGCAACAGAAGAAATTGGCCGAAATGTTGACCGAAATCACCAAAGCGCAACTATTAACTTGGCGATTGGGAACCCTCAAAAACGACGGGAAAGCCACCACCGCCCAGATTTCAATGGCCAAACGCAACAATGTTGACATGGCACTACACATTGCGCGCGAAGCCCGGCAAATGCTCGGAGGTATGGGCATCACGGGCGACTATCCCATCATGCGCCACATGATGAACCTTGAGTCGGTCATTACCTACGAGGGTACGCACGACATACATTTGTTGATTTTAGGTCACGAAATTACGGGGATTCAAGCCTTTAAATAA
- a CDS encoding tetratricopeptide repeat protein, with translation METFLLIFLLIPYLVLRYYLTDHDTPAEKERKRLAEGIELFNNGEYTKAHDYFNQKIKEYRKSAIAYAYRGQCNLKEQNIYSALYDFAEALSFDNTLSEVHLQKGMAHYQLLEYETAFLSFDKAVWFSRGEEPQALRWRALARLKLHQLSQAEKDLSKAVELGDENAAYVLSQPPFRRKVIL, from the coding sequence GTGGAAACGTTTTTGCTTATTTTTTTGCTGATTCCTTACCTCGTACTTCGGTATTATCTTACCGACCACGATACGCCTGCCGAAAAAGAACGAAAACGCCTAGCCGAAGGTATTGAATTATTCAACAACGGAGAATATACCAAAGCACACGATTATTTTAACCAAAAAATTAAGGAGTACCGCAAATCAGCTATCGCTTACGCCTATCGCGGTCAATGTAACCTCAAAGAACAAAATATCTACTCTGCCCTCTACGATTTTGCCGAAGCACTAAGTTTTGATAATACGCTGTCAGAGGTGCATTTGCAAAAAGGAATGGCTCATTATCAATTATTGGAATACGAAACCGCTTTTTTATCGTTCGATAAAGCCGTTTGGTTTTCGCGCGGGGAAGAACCACAAGCACTGCGTTGGCGGGCCCTTGCCCGTCTAAAATTGCACCAGCTTTCACAAGCCGAAAAGGACTTGTCCAAAGCCGTTGAGCTCGGTGATGAAAATGCAGCTTACGTACTCAGTCAGCCTCCCTTCCGTCGCAAAGTGATTCTTTAA
- a CDS encoding co-chaperone GroES yields MLEVTSDNKLKRLIVVGDRVLIKPKNPVDQTPTGLYLPPTVTEKEQVQTGYVIKVGPGFPIPAPTEDEPWKETEEKVKYMPLQAQEGDVAIYLQRNAIDVMYGDEKYVIVPQSAILMLERIEDLFN; encoded by the coding sequence ATGTTAGAAGTAACCTCCGACAATAAGCTTAAACGCCTCATCGTGGTAGGCGACCGCGTTCTGATTAAGCCCAAAAACCCCGTAGACCAAACGCCAACGGGCTTGTATCTTCCTCCTACCGTTACCGAAAAAGAACAAGTACAGACTGGGTATGTCATCAAAGTAGGACCCGGTTTTCCGATTCCCGCCCCTACTGAAGATGAACCTTGGAAAGAAACCGAGGAAAAGGTAAAATACATGCCACTGCAAGCGCAGGAAGGTGATGTAGCCATTTACCTGCAACGCAACGCCATCGACGTCATGTACGGAGACGAGAAATACGTCATCGTTCCCCAATCTGCCATCCTGATGCTCGAACGCATCGAGGATTTGTTCAATTAG